The Coprobacter tertius genome includes a region encoding these proteins:
- a CDS encoding SusC/RagA family TonB-linked outer membrane protein, with protein sequence MIKNILITILIVCNIGIIHAQNYNILSKSNYNISETDTLDNFILTGFIFNLKGEALEGANIYNARSGEGTIADSSGHFSLSVNTNDAIKISFVGYVTQEITARKVSEIYIRLEPNFIALEDVIITALGLEKEISTLSYSAEQIQGKELNKVKDMNMLSALAGKIPGLQINKNASGLGGSIKLVLRGIRSASGNNQPLFVIDGIPILNTSYEQAYTAIGSSTDGGNRDGGDGISNLNPEDIENISILKGGAAAALYGSQAANGVILISTKSGNPGIQQISFSTSLTVDKAFCLPQFQNNYGASDEFESWGVKGNYPSYNNAGQFFNTGLTSITALTLTTGNNTAQNYFSYANTTGKGIIGNNKTERHNLNIRSSSSFFAKRLHIDANVNLIRQTIKDRPVPGGFYMNPLVGLYRFPRGTDISFYKENFETYNSAKGFTEQNWISGTQDFEQNPYWIINRIHSKSSRNRALVSLAIQWDINRHFRIKARGSYDYASDMSRQESYASTAPALAGENGRYEEYSYLESQRYGDIIGQYNNYFGIFSLNADIGASVNDTQVNSIRYDSKNASLKYPNVFTLANINMSGAAYISQQIEARKQLQSVFGTFQIGIRNEIYFDASFRNDWSSTLAFTPHLKKGFFYPSAGASWLMNKTFNFPEKISLSKIRISWSQVGNDIPLFITHPVSHLGAGGNIQLADAAAFNTLKPERTKAIEIGTEWKFFDNRLDFNITVYQTNTHNQVFKLPAQTGDIYAYRYANAGNIRNRGIEFSIGGNPVSTSSWDWDTRINFSMNRNKIIRLHDELPMFLYGPYGFSSSYAMRLKEGGSFGDIYGKAFRRDDNGNILYETSGEHKDLPLVDGEGNTIKVGNCMPRFLLSWANNISFGNVILSLLIDGRFGGKVLSQTQADMDQFGVTKATGDARNQGYVNLEGHKITNIKGFYKNIVGGRSGVTEYYMYNATNIRLRELSVGYSLPDKLLRQTRIFKQIQFSFIARNLFFLFKKAPFDPELVLSTGNDNQGIDSYGMPTTRSFGFSIKCEI encoded by the coding sequence GGAGAGGCCCTTGAAGGGGCTAATATATACAATGCCCGATCGGGAGAAGGAACAATAGCCGATTCTTCAGGCCATTTTTCTTTATCTGTAAATACAAACGATGCAATTAAAATATCGTTTGTCGGATATGTTACACAAGAGATCACGGCAAGGAAAGTATCTGAAATTTACATCCGCCTCGAACCGAATTTCATAGCTCTCGAAGATGTAATTATTACAGCGCTCGGATTGGAAAAAGAAATTTCGACTTTATCTTATTCTGCCGAACAAATTCAAGGAAAAGAACTGAACAAGGTAAAAGATATGAATATGCTCTCGGCTCTTGCCGGAAAAATACCGGGGTTGCAAATCAATAAAAACGCTTCCGGCCTTGGAGGATCCATCAAATTAGTGCTCAGAGGCATACGGTCTGCCAGCGGAAATAATCAGCCGTTATTTGTAATCGATGGTATACCTATACTGAATACATCTTACGAACAGGCTTATACCGCTATCGGAAGTTCGACCGACGGAGGAAACCGAGACGGAGGAGACGGCATATCGAACTTAAACCCGGAAGATATCGAAAATATCAGTATTCTCAAAGGCGGTGCAGCAGCGGCACTTTACGGAAGTCAGGCAGCAAACGGAGTAATACTGATCTCTACAAAATCAGGAAACCCGGGCATACAGCAAATCTCATTTTCTACCAGCTTAACTGTGGATAAAGCATTTTGTCTGCCACAATTTCAAAATAACTATGGCGCAAGCGATGAGTTCGAAAGTTGGGGAGTAAAAGGAAATTATCCGTCATATAATAATGCCGGACAGTTTTTCAACACCGGGCTCACCTCTATCACAGCCCTTACCTTGACAACAGGGAACAATACGGCCCAGAATTATTTTTCATATGCAAATACTACCGGAAAAGGAATCATAGGTAACAATAAAACCGAACGCCATAACTTGAATATCAGAAGTTCGTCTTCTTTTTTTGCCAAACGCCTCCACATCGACGCTAACGTAAATCTGATCAGACAAACAATAAAAGACCGCCCCGTACCCGGCGGATTTTATATGAATCCGTTAGTCGGTTTATACCGTTTTCCTCGCGGAACGGATATTTCCTTTTATAAAGAAAATTTCGAAACATATAATTCGGCAAAAGGATTTACTGAGCAAAACTGGATATCCGGCACTCAGGATTTCGAACAAAATCCCTACTGGATTATAAATCGGATACATAGTAAAAGTTCCCGTAACCGAGCACTCGTCTCACTTGCTATTCAGTGGGACATAAACCGGCACTTCCGTATTAAGGCCAGAGGTAGTTACGATTATGCATCCGACATGTCGCGCCAAGAAAGTTATGCCTCTACAGCCCCGGCACTCGCCGGAGAAAACGGTAGATACGAAGAATATTCCTATCTCGAATCCCAAAGATACGGAGATATAATAGGACAATATAACAACTATTTCGGAATATTCTCTTTGAATGCCGATATCGGAGCTTCGGTAAACGACACCCAAGTTAATTCGATACGTTACGATTCTAAAAACGCATCCCTTAAATATCCGAATGTCTTTACCCTGGCCAATATCAATATGAGTGGAGCCGCTTATATTTCACAACAAATAGAGGCTCGAAAACAGCTGCAATCGGTCTTCGGCACTTTTCAGATAGGCATTCGCAACGAAATATATTTCGATGCCAGCTTCCGTAATGACTGGTCGAGTACATTAGCATTCACACCCCATCTAAAAAAAGGTTTTTTCTATCCTTCGGCAGGAGCCAGTTGGCTAATGAATAAAACCTTTAATTTCCCGGAAAAAATTTCACTTTCAAAAATAAGAATATCCTGGAGCCAGGTAGGAAACGATATTCCCCTTTTCATTACGCATCCCGTTTCTCATTTAGGAGCCGGAGGAAATATACAATTAGCTGATGCAGCCGCATTTAATACGCTCAAACCCGAACGAACCAAGGCCATCGAAATCGGTACAGAATGGAAATTTTTCGATAACCGACTCGACTTCAATATAACTGTTTACCAGACAAATACTCACAACCAGGTTTTCAAACTACCGGCACAAACCGGAGATATATACGCTTATCGATATGCTAATGCCGGAAATATAAGAAATCGGGGTATAGAATTTTCAATCGGAGGCAATCCGGTAAGCACATCGTCATGGGACTGGGACACGAGAATAAATTTTTCGATGAATCGTAATAAAATTATTCGTTTACACGATGAATTACCGATGTTTCTCTATGGTCCTTATGGATTTTCGTCAAGTTATGCGATGAGGCTGAAAGAAGGCGGCTCGTTCGGAGATATTTATGGCAAAGCTTTTAGAAGAGATGATAACGGGAATATACTTTATGAAACATCCGGAGAGCATAAAGACTTACCCTTGGTAGATGGAGAAGGCAATACGATAAAAGTAGGTAATTGTATGCCTCGTTTTTTGCTGAGTTGGGCAAATAATATTTCATTCGGAAATGTGATTCTCTCTTTACTTATCGACGGTCGATTCGGAGGCAAAGTATTATCTCAAACTCAAGCAGATATGGATCAATTCGGGGTCACAAAAGCAACCGGTGATGCCCGTAACCAAGGATATGTAAATCTCGAAGGGCATAAAATAACGAATATAAAAGGATTTTATAAAAATATAGTCGGGGGCCGGTCGGGAGTGACCGAATACTATATGTATAATGCCACTAACATACGTTTGAGAGAATTATCTGTCGGTTATTCCCTACCCGACAAATTATTACGACAAACCCGTATTTTTAAGCAAATACAGTTCTCGTTTATTGCCCGGAATCTGTTTTTTTTATTTAAAAAAGCCCCGTTCGACCCGGAACTCGTACTTTCAACCGGCAATGATAATCAAGGGATAGACTCATACGGGATGCCCACGACTCGAAGTTTCGGATTCAGTATAAAATGTGAAATATAA